The window aaattcttttgAAGTGGGGCATTTGGCCCTTGTAGAGTGCATATAGATCCATCCATACTTCATGAGCTCTATTGCATAAGTTGTGGGTGGATTAAATATACTCAAAGTCTCAAACACAAAAGCGTGGGCCATCACATTTCCTAGTACTTTTCCCATCACATTTCCTagttaaaatgataaaaactaAGTAGAtacacttttatatactcGTTTCAtcctttgaaaataaaaattttggagaagatataagttttaatataaacttgataaagtaggagagaaataaaagaaaaaaataattgaagtaatgttagtgaaatgtgaatgaaatgagtgAAATAGTTACTCTACAgcttatagtaaaagtgaaataaaatttttattataatttataaaggGAAAATTAAGTATTTACCCCAAAGATTGGGTTGATTATCAAATAACAAACATATTTTCAACTTTGACTTATTAGTACAATTATAAAGTCCTATATATTCTAGGTTAAGTGTCGAAAGTGTGTTcaaaatttgacaaataatcctaaatttggatttgaataTGTAATTTCCCCAGTTATAAATCTTGCAGTGAGACATTTAGGCGATTATGATGGAATATGAAAAAAGCGTGTTGTATGTGAAGATTGAGATCGCGATTGAATATACAAGAAATCGTGCTTATATGTCAAAATCGACCAAAATAACAATGCATATATAAGCAAAACTAATTGCAGTAAAATGATTCTCAAGCGACAATTCCAtaatcaaatcctaaaatgacatattttatttcatctgaCGTTTACACTAAGTTTTCATAAACAACTAATTGAGTTCTTATTCTTAATCAACATATTTGCAAACTAGGTTTCGAAATATGTAATTGAGGAGGTTATACATGTACAAGTACGCTATACCAAGGCTTTTTAATCGAGAATCTTCagtaatcttaatttttttggttgaatcttttaattttctatatgaatatatttataagcaGTGGCTGAGCGTTTTCTCAAATTGAATAACCATTACTCtattcattccataaaaatagaattttgagTAGTATGAAATacatagaaagaaaaatgaataaagtattactattaatgaaaaataagctCACCATTTAAGAGTGAAAATACttgccaaaaaaagaaattaattaattttgtgtgacggaccaaaattgaaaaagaagactattttatgggacggaggaagttttaaaataaaattatccaatatattgaaattattattcaattgattatagATTAATTACACCTAACAGAGttaatacatttaatttggTGTATTTTTCTATGCTTTATGCTAGGTGGACCTGACCCCACTTTGAATTGTTATTAGGTCATAGAATCATAGgacataaatatttaagtagTGGCTCCTGCTACGATGATGAAGGGTTCTTCTCAATGTTAGTATTATAATGTGAGTAATTAAAGAATATTTGTTCACCTACGTATAGCTTCATTATTATGACATTAATTTAATCGATATAATCTACTAGCATCAGCAATACAAAGATGCTTCAACAGAATGAAATTGAtgcattgttttttttttttttttggagagagagagttaaCTTAGGTGGATCTGTTTAACAAAGCCCAACATAATCGGGCTCAATTCAGTGAAAAACTTCAATTGGGCCGACCAAGCCTGAGCCCAATACAAAAACGAAAACAGTTTAATTTCCATTACTTCAAACTTGAATAACACATCACAAACAAAATATGGAAGCTTGGTTTACCTATGCTCCCAATTCCACATATTACAAACATAACACCCTCATTTCCAATCTACACCAACATCAAAACCATCAACAACATGAATCCCAACCCCCCAAACCTAGCCTTGCTCGACCCCGAAAGCTCAACTCTAACATCATCCACAACCGGGCCACACAACGAGCTCAGGTCATCCGTCCTCGTGTTGTAGTACACGCTGTAGAAGGCCACGCGCGTCCTCTCTGCCTTGGACGTGAAGTTCACATTCGCGGTCTGGAAGGTGGAGTTGGAGTCAGGAGTGTAATGTATGTTCTCAGCCTGATCACCGGCAAAAACCATCACCGCCAACGGCTGCTTGCAGGCATCTCCCCCCTGCCCCAACGAGAACGTCAGCCTATACGGCTTGTTAGGCTTGGTTTCCACCATCTGGGAGATTATCCCCTCCTTCCCTGATAGCAACTCCACTGCTCGTTTGCCCCCGGGGACGGTGAAGTGGTTGGAGTCCACATAGCGCACGGCTCTGTTCGACTCCACCATCCAACCCGGTAGAGAGGACGTCTCCTCATCGAGATTGGTCGGAAGGAGGACGCCCAACGACTCGTTCCTAAACATCCACGGCCCCTCCTCGAAATCGCCATTTACAACCGCGTTATCTGTGTATCAAAATGGTCATTTCCTAccacttattattattttttttaaaaatgatgaaacaAACCTTTCGGCCTATCCGGCACAAACAGCTTCTTGATGGCAATATCGTCGATGATGGGGCCACATGTGGGGTCGTCCTCCATGCCGGGATTCCGAAACACGACCCGCGCCTCTGCCTCCGCCGCTTGAAAAGCCCAGGCGTAGGTGTCCCAGCCTTGGATGCTGTACAACGTCTGGAGGTCGATGGTCTGGGATGCTGGGGGCACCGACACGTTCAACGACTCGAGCTGGGCGCATGTGCGGGCGGCGCTGAACGTGACAGAGTAGAGGGCTCCCTTCTCAACCGCCACCTCCTGGCTGATCTCGGCGTCATTCCCCAGCCTCACTGCATGGGCCCCCTGCGGCACGATCAGGATCATGCCGCCCTGCTTCTGTCCTGactccaccacctccaccgTCCCATTGGTCTTCCACCCGGGGATCGAGACGGGGCCGTCAGAGATCCCCGCCTCCGAGGAGAACCCGCCTGTTGGCGGGGTTTCGAAGTCTCCATTCACTAGTTCCCctgcaattttaaaatgaagacactatattacatttttttgtttacaaATATGTTTCTAGTTTTATCTAATCCTACTTCATCAATTTATTCCACTTCCAGTTTTCACATTTGTTACAACTACAAATTCTCTATTTTACCTTCATTTATTACTTAGTTAAAGATTACAatggtaaattttttttaagataattagaaaaaactgtataaaagtaaaaaataaaatatgctcGAAAAAGCCCAACAAATGAATAGACCAATGATAAAAGACAAAAAAGTGAATTGCCCTTTAGCCAATTTCAAGAAACCGCGtctgagaaaaataaataaaggaaaagaggcaaaatagaacaaaaaaggaatataAGTTCATTTTCAACATTGGAGCCCAGCAGCCCAATAATcgataaaattgttttattatctAGATCTATCATATGCATTCACATTGACTATCGAAAATAACATAAAGATGGATACGTGTGCATTCACATTGAATATCGAATTACTCCATTACTTAAAAACTTGCTTTTTAAAGTTTCATCTACAATTGGGAATGTGAATAATTCGAATTCGAATTCTcagtataaattttttgctAAGTATTGGAgatattaaaagataaaagtaCTGTTGACAATAATCCAGCAACTaaaaaaaggaacaaaaaGCAAGCGCAGTGATGAGGATGAGGTTCTTTAATTTTCCTAACAACAATTATTCTATGTGTGTTTTTAAGCATAATCGAGATAAATCAAGAGaataagtataattttataaaaaaatcaattacacattaacctcaaataaaatactactcctactaagTAATTGAGGGCTTAGGGTTTAAAGTATTGTCACTATTATGTTTGCCATGGTGTGACACATAGACATCGTTTTCCCAAATTATATAACATTGCCTAACATATTAATATCCCCAACAACTTGTGTATATGAACTTTGTAGTGGCACTATTCTAGTAGTGCTAAGCTAGTGAAATTCTTACAAAAACACACATCAGGAGTTGAAGTAGTAATTAGAGATATTTGATGAGCTAGAATTGAGttagtattttataagttCACAATCACGATATATCCATTCTTTGTACTCCGATTTTAAGCAATGTAAGAATGTGTAGGACAGAAATTACTAATCCACAATAAATGTGAGAGTTGGCGCAAGAAACgtaaaatgaattgaataatagaattatTTAAGTGTGGGTCCCACCGTCATTCATGTCGAAGGCGTTGAGCGAGGTGAATAATCATCAAACACATTCCCCTAAAAAACTTTTATGCCACCGCCTTTACAAATTTGGCTCAAACACACACAGCACTAGACTGGTTTGAGGCATTTTAACAAACAGATGCAAGGCATTTTTCATCCAAATGTGCAGATCTTGGAttagagagagatggagagagagcGTACCGTCTTCAACcagagcagcagcagcagctgaGAAAGCGAATAGAAATGCAAGTAGAGAGAGGCGGAAGCATAATGTAGAGCTGGGAACCATGTTTTGAGCCGtttccctttctctctcaatgCGTGTGTTGTAATTGTTGAAAGCAGAAGGAGTACAGTTTTGTATAGAGTGGGAAGAGAGAGACATGGAATGGAATAGACACAGCTATTGTCCTTTTATCCGAGATTCGAGCTGCTTGCTCGAGTGGGCCATTTtcaaaactatataaaaaacCACTGTAGAAGCAGGactaattttgtcattttcattcacCCGACAATACAAATCCCATTTACCTTACAAGTTTCGAGGTAATTATACCttacatacaaaatatttcaccaatatttcaattgagtataaaatattttaggtTAACAAATACAGTATCgtacaaaaagtttgattaaTGTTACGAATTAGTATAATTCGTCTAAAAATCACCAACATcgttattttttcttatttttcattctttcgACTCTAAAATTAGATACAAATATTAGCTGAAAGTTAAATGTGAATTcattgcttgataaaatgccCATATGGCAAAGCATAaggtactattattatttagagaaataatatcatattttttagggcataattttgaagaaaaataagaaatagttATAGTGTTAGTGATTTTAGATGGAATGTACTAATTCGTAACACTAATCAAACCTtttgtatgatatttattaacttaaaacattttgtactcaattgaaacattagtaaaacattttgtatgtaaattgtaattaccCCTACAAGTTTCATTCATCTTTAGATAGTTTTATTTGGTAATGGACTCcctattctactaattttatctaatcacatttcattataaaactaataagtACTTTCTCCGTCATATAATATGAGTCACTCTTATTatgggcacgagttttaagaaatttaaataatactccctctgttctatagtaatggagatgtttcttttcggcatggagattatgaaaatttgtgttaggtgagttaagtaaaaggagagtaacgtggaaaatgaaaaagataaagagatgAAAAGGGAATAAACTAAGAGGGAATacagtaggtgtggaaaaatgtgttaatttttactaaaaagagaaatgactatggaacgtacaaaaatgacaaaatgactctattactatggaacgaagggagtagtgggttagaaaagttagtggaatatgagacacttttttatattgattttataataaagtgtgaGTGAAGTGGGTTAGTGAAACGTGTgatctacttaccatttatagtaaaagtgaagtgtgactcttatcACGCGTCGgacaaaaatgacaaagtgtgactattattgtgggacggaggtagtactatataaaagtaggatccacctttcactaacattttctaatatatcttctattacatttcttgaaattcATGTTCGGTCAAATATGGTCTTATAATAgttgacggagggagtacaatattcATACACCCTCATTTCctaaaaaatatgcactttgactTCGATCGGCACTAgtattaatgcaaaattggtaaagtaagagaaaaataaagagaaaaagtaattaaagtattgttagtctaaaatgagtctcacctcatcAGAGAGTGAAgagtttctaaaataaaaaaatgtatatttttgtgggatagactaaaaaaagaaaaaataaatatttttatgggacgaagagaatataattttaagattaattttaGACTAACAAAacattactactactattattcatATGACCTTTTCTAACCCATTTTCTATTACACCCTTAAATTAAGTACAGTACTAAATTTTAATCCgtaatatgaaaattgaaattataaattttaatacaacaTGGGCgacaaattaaattgagtttttttCACACGCTATATGAGAATTGAATgtcattcatattcatatccaaataaaaaataataattcacgCTCaattcgtcccataaaaataatgatactTTCCTTTCTCATAAGAGTAGAGTATCACATTTCCACTCGTGGAAAGTTTTTCCAAATTCATTACTCATGTACATTAATCTATTTAAAACATATACTCCTACATTCCACCATTAATAAGAATATGGATATACTATCCACTAACAGTATTTTAATTGTCATTCTCTtcgtttcttttattttactaatttatttgacAATTAGAACTAAAACGACATCGTACATACCATGCAAGTACATACCatgcaaataaataatagtactccattccacaaaagatgtcacactttcctttttagtttgtcccacaaaagatatcacattttcctttttagaaaaagttctctttcacataaatataaaaattatattttctctctccatttaacatacaaaacaaaattttctaaaattccaTGCCATTccaaaatgtgacatcttttatggaatGGGGGGAGTACCATATACGAGCTTCCCAAATTTTGTAGTCTCATTTTTGTGCGAGTTGccttataatattatattgtcTTCCAACATATTAGCACAACATAAAGTTTCACAGGCtagataaattatttgtagataaaacttaaatttttaggtcaaattaaaaaataattttagtatatttcattccaaaaatatagtatatattactagtattaaacatagggatgtgatcaggtcaataagtgaaattctgtcaaaaatcaaagtaaaTCTCAGTAATTGGATCTTGTGATGTAGTAACCATTAGAATAATGTCACATGTCgtctaataatgtaggtcggctaataatgtaacacgTTTTAGTTGAATAATGTAAattgtgtagtctaataatataacttaactaataatataatgcttttaatataataatgtagctcgaaTATTATCATCAGAGCTTTCCAATCTAAGGATTGAATGActgatatttgttttgattttaatcaGATTTTCAGTTTTGATCATAGTGCACCCCATtagacatatttttatatgaatatcATGAACTCTAATATGCCCCCTACACATCTCCgtgttttatgattataattcGGGATTGTATGTGAAATGGGCTTGTGTTTGGCGGGCCCCACCGCCGCGTAGTGTTTTTTGGGATGCTACAAATCACGTTTATAACTTTATGCATTTTGATTTAAGTGGTCAGGAATAACATGATTACTTGACTTTTTTGTTACTATGAATAACAAAGAGTTTacttattatttcatttttaaacaattttcGCACTGATCCTTCACCTATTAATAATGAATTACAAgtgtttccaaaattgaagaTGGATTTAAAAATTGAGTACCAAATATATAAACTACCTATATTTTGTTGCAGGCCTGAAATTCCTTCAACACACCAACATTTCACGGATCAATTCTGTCTAGCAAATTTTGGTATCCATATCAGTTACTATAATTTAGAGATCATTTTCAGCCAGtgataaattcaaataaattaaaagttcaCATATTGTGTGACAATGCATTATAAGTAACAAGACATAAATCGATATTTACAGACCGGTGTTTTTAAGATTCTCTAGTCCAAGCCCAAAATATACTAATGCCAGTACTAGTAGTAAAAAGTAACTTAAGAAAGTGGAGTATCATGAGATTTACATCTTAtgtaacaaaatttcaataaacGGAATAGACACATTTAATACTATGCCAATGAGTCATAAATTATTGATGCTGATGCCTGTGTTTGAA is drawn from Salvia hispanica cultivar TCC Black 2014 chromosome 6, UniMelb_Shisp_WGS_1.0, whole genome shotgun sequence and contains these coding sequences:
- the LOC125197281 gene encoding uncharacterized protein LOC125197281; translation: MSLSSHSIQNCTPSAFNNYNTRIERERETAQNMVPSSTLCFRLSLLAFLFAFSAAAAALVEDGELVNGDFETPPTGGFSSEAGISDGPVSIPGWKTNGTVEVVESGQKQGGMILIVPQGAHAVRLGNDAEISQEVAVEKGALYSVTFSAARTCAQLESLNVSVPPASQTIDLQTLYSIQGWDTYAWAFQAAEAEARVVFRNPGMEDDPTCGPIIDDIAIKKLFVPDRPKDNAVVNGDFEEGPWMFRNESLGVLLPTNLDEETSSLPGWMVESNRAVRYVDSNHFTVPGGKRAVELLSGKEGIISQMVETKPNKPYRLTFSLGQGGDACKQPLAVMVFAGDQAENIHYTPDSNSTFQTANVNFTSKAERTRVAFYSVYYNTRTDDLSSLCGPVVDDVRVELSGSSKARFGGLGFMLLMVLMLV